A stretch of the Macaca mulatta isolate MMU2019108-1 chromosome 16, T2T-MMU8v2.0, whole genome shotgun sequence genome encodes the following:
- the PRR29 gene encoding proline-rich protein 29 isoform X3 translates to MASGAGGSWGRSPPQSAVPTPLWWAVPPAPPQPGRVKEDLLELMMLQNAQMHQLLLSRLVAGALQPKPASLCPQVSLEVPQEEPEEEEEEMDVQEIGPLVLHHHYLPYLMPSPGTLLPWPAPFFPAPACQPHLRDVPRIQHCPPASREREARAVPPPPPPSATGTVGANVSPASDYCDAESLL, encoded by the exons ATGGCCTCTGGGGCGGGCGGGAGCTGGGGTCGCTCCCCACCGCAGAGCGCAGTTCCGACG CCCCTCTGGTGGGCCGTACCACCTGCGCCCCCGCAGCCAGGCCGCGTGAAGGAAG ACCTGCTGGAACTAATGATGCTGCAGAACGCGCAGATGCACCAGCTGCTGCTAAGTCGCCTGGTGGCTGGAGCGCTGCAGCCCAAGCCGGCCTCGCTGTGCCCTCAG GTCTCCCTGGAGGTTCCACAGGAAGagcctgaggaggaagaggaggagatggaCGTGCAGGAGATAGGGCCTTTGGTGCTTCACCATCACTACTTGCCCTATTTGATGCCCTCCCCGGGTACCCTGCTGCCCTGGCCGGCCCCCTTCTTCCCCGCTCCCGCCTGTCAGCCCCACTTGCGGGATGTACCCAGGATTCAGCACTGTCCTCCTGCCTCTAGGGAAAGGGAGGC GAGAGCTgtgcctccacccccaccccccagtgCCACAGGGACTGTGGGCGCCAATGTATCCCCGGCTTCAG ACTACTGTGATGCCGAGAGCCTCCTATGA
- the PRR29 gene encoding proline-rich protein 29 isoform X2 has translation MASGAGGSWGRSPPQSAVPTPWVTVLQPLWWAVPPAPPQPGRVKEDLLELMMLQNAQMHQLLLSRLVAGALQPKPASLCPQVSLEVPQEEPEEEEEEMDVQEIGPLVLHHHYLPYLMPSPGTLLPWPAPFFPAPACQPHLRDVPRIQHCPPASREREARAVPPPPPPSATGTVGANVSPASDYCDAESLL, from the exons ATGGCCTCTGGGGCGGGCGGGAGCTGGGGTCGCTCCCCACCGCAGAGCGCAGTTCCGACG CCCTGGGTCACTGTCCTGCAGCCCCTCTGGTGGGCCGTACCACCTGCGCCCCCGCAGCCAGGCCGCGTGAAGGAAG ACCTGCTGGAACTAATGATGCTGCAGAACGCGCAGATGCACCAGCTGCTGCTAAGTCGCCTGGTGGCTGGAGCGCTGCAGCCCAAGCCGGCCTCGCTGTGCCCTCAG GTCTCCCTGGAGGTTCCACAGGAAGagcctgaggaggaagaggaggagatggaCGTGCAGGAGATAGGGCCTTTGGTGCTTCACCATCACTACTTGCCCTATTTGATGCCCTCCCCGGGTACCCTGCTGCCCTGGCCGGCCCCCTTCTTCCCCGCTCCCGCCTGTCAGCCCCACTTGCGGGATGTACCCAGGATTCAGCACTGTCCTCCTGCCTCTAGGGAAAGGGAGGC GAGAGCTgtgcctccacccccaccccccagtgCCACAGGGACTGTGGGCGCCAATGTATCCCCGGCTTCAG ACTACTGTGATGCCGAGAGCCTCCTATGA
- the PRR29 gene encoding proline-rich protein 29 isoform X4, giving the protein MASGAGGSWGRSPPQSAVPTPWVTVLQPLWWAVPPAPPQPGRVKEDLLELMMLQNAQMHQLLLSRLVAGALQPKPASLCPQESCASTPTPQCHRDCGRQCIPGFRLL; this is encoded by the exons ATGGCCTCTGGGGCGGGCGGGAGCTGGGGTCGCTCCCCACCGCAGAGCGCAGTTCCGACG CCCTGGGTCACTGTCCTGCAGCCCCTCTGGTGGGCCGTACCACCTGCGCCCCCGCAGCCAGGCCGCGTGAAGGAAG ACCTGCTGGAACTAATGATGCTGCAGAACGCGCAGATGCACCAGCTGCTGCTAAGTCGCCTGGTGGCTGGAGCGCTGCAGCCCAAGCCGGCCTCGCTGTGCCCTCAG GAGAGCTgtgcctccacccccaccccccagtgCCACAGGGACTGTGGGCGCCAATGTATCCCCGGCTTCAG ACTACTGTGA
- the PRR29 gene encoding proline-rich protein 29 isoform X1, producing the protein MASGAGGSWGRSPPQSAVPTPWVTVLQPLWWAVPPAPPQPGRVKEDLLELMMLQNAQMHQLLLSRLVAGALQPKPASLCPQVSLEVPQEEPEEEEEEMDVQEIGPLVLHHHYLPYLMPSPGTLLPWPAPFFPAPACQPHLRDVPRIQHCPPASRERETTVMPRASYEDRRWPWDLHQLCALDTAPEPPPAPLLSAPLCPWLAVLLTPSTSARPSSPGEISPCPTPMSPWTGRICAVV; encoded by the exons ATGGCCTCTGGGGCGGGCGGGAGCTGGGGTCGCTCCCCACCGCAGAGCGCAGTTCCGACG CCCTGGGTCACTGTCCTGCAGCCCCTCTGGTGGGCCGTACCACCTGCGCCCCCGCAGCCAGGCCGCGTGAAGGAAG ACCTGCTGGAACTAATGATGCTGCAGAACGCGCAGATGCACCAGCTGCTGCTAAGTCGCCTGGTGGCTGGAGCGCTGCAGCCCAAGCCGGCCTCGCTGTGCCCTCAG GTCTCCCTGGAGGTTCCACAGGAAGagcctgaggaggaagaggaggagatggaCGTGCAGGAGATAGGGCCTTTGGTGCTTCACCATCACTACTTGCCCTATTTGATGCCCTCCCCGGGTACCCTGCTGCCCTGGCCGGCCCCCTTCTTCCCCGCTCCCGCCTGTCAGCCCCACTTGCGGGATGTACCCAGGATTCAGCACTGTCCTCCTGCCTCTAGGGAAAGGGAG ACTACTGTGATGCCGAGAGCCTCCTATGAGGACAGACGCTGGCCCTGGGACCTGCACCAGCTTTGTGCTCTGGATACAGCCCCGGAGCCCCCTCCCGCACCTCTCTTGTCGGCTCCTCTGTGCCCATGGCTGGCGGTCCTTCTCACTCCCTCAACCTCAGCCAGGCCCTCTTCTCCTGGGGAAATcagtccctgccccaccccaatGAGTCCCTGGACGGGTCGGATCTGTGCTGTGGTGTAA
- the ICAM2 gene encoding intercellular adhesion molecule 2 isoform X2 has translation MRLEKLIVKPKESFEVNCSTTCNQPEVGGLETSLNKILLLEQTQWKHYLISNISHDTVLWCHFTCSGKQKSMSSNVSVYQPPRQVFLTLQPTWVAVGKSFTIECRVPAVEPLDSLTLSLLRGSETLHSQTFGKAAPALQEATATFSSMAHREDGHHNFSCLAVLDLMSRGGEVFCTHSAPKMLEIYEPVPDSQMVIIVTVVSVLLFLFVTSVLLCFIFSQHWRQRRMGTYGVRAAWRRLPQAFRP, from the exons ATGAGGCTAGAGAAGCTGATAGTAAAGCCCAAGGAGTCCTTCGAGGTCAACTGCAGCACCACCTGTAACCAGCCTGAAGTGGGTGGTCTGGAGACTTCTCTAAATAAGATTCTGCTGCTCGAACAGACTCAGTGGAAGCATTACTTGATCTCAAACATCTCCCATGACACGGTCCTCTGGTGCCACTTTACCTGCTCTGGGAAGCAGAAGTCAATGAGTTCCAACGTCAGCGTGTACC AGCCTCCAAGGCAGGTCTTCCTCACACTGCAGCCCACTTGGGTGGCCGTGGGCAAGTCCTTCACCATCGAGTGCAGGGTGCCCGCCGTGGAGCCCCTGGACAGCCTCACCCTCAGCCTGCTCCGTGGCAGTGAGACTCTGCACAGTCAGACCTTCGGGAAGGCAGCCCCTGCCCTGCAGGAGGCCACAGCCACATTCAGCAGCATGGCTCACAGAGAGGACGGCCACCACAACTTCTCCTGCCTGGCTGTGCTGGACTTGATGTCTCGCGGTGGCGAAGTCTTCTGCACACACTCAGCCCCGAAGATGCTGGAGATCTATG AGCCCGTGCCGGACAGCCAGATGGTCATCATCGTCACAGTGGTGTCAGTGTTGCTGTTCCTGTTCGTGACATCTGTCCTGCTCTGCTTCATCTTCAGCCAGCACTGGCGCCAGCGGCGGATGGGCACCTACGGGGTGCGAGCGGCTTGGAGGAGGCTACCCCAGGCCTTCCGGCCATAG
- the ICAM2 gene encoding intercellular adhesion molecule 2 isoform X1: MSSFGFGTLTVALFALVCCSGSDEKAFEVHMRLEKLIVKPKESFEVNCSTTCNQPEVGGLETSLNKILLLEQTQWKHYLISNISHDTVLWCHFTCSGKQKSMSSNVSVYQPPRQVFLTLQPTWVAVGKSFTIECRVPAVEPLDSLTLSLLRGSETLHSQTFGKAAPALQEATATFSSMAHREDGHHNFSCLAVLDLMSRGGEVFCTHSAPKMLEIYEPVPDSQMVIIVTVVSVLLFLFVTSVLLCFIFSQHWRQRRMGTYGVRAAWRRLPQAFRP; the protein is encoded by the exons ATGTCCTCTTTTGGTTTCGGGACCCTGACCGTGGCCCTCTTTGCCCTGGTCTGCTGTTCAG GATCTGATGAGAAGGCATTCGAGGTACATATGAGGCTAGAGAAGCTGATAGTAAAGCCCAAGGAGTCCTTCGAGGTCAACTGCAGCACCACCTGTAACCAGCCTGAAGTGGGTGGTCTGGAGACTTCTCTAAATAAGATTCTGCTGCTCGAACAGACTCAGTGGAAGCATTACTTGATCTCAAACATCTCCCATGACACGGTCCTCTGGTGCCACTTTACCTGCTCTGGGAAGCAGAAGTCAATGAGTTCCAACGTCAGCGTGTACC AGCCTCCAAGGCAGGTCTTCCTCACACTGCAGCCCACTTGGGTGGCCGTGGGCAAGTCCTTCACCATCGAGTGCAGGGTGCCCGCCGTGGAGCCCCTGGACAGCCTCACCCTCAGCCTGCTCCGTGGCAGTGAGACTCTGCACAGTCAGACCTTCGGGAAGGCAGCCCCTGCCCTGCAGGAGGCCACAGCCACATTCAGCAGCATGGCTCACAGAGAGGACGGCCACCACAACTTCTCCTGCCTGGCTGTGCTGGACTTGATGTCTCGCGGTGGCGAAGTCTTCTGCACACACTCAGCCCCGAAGATGCTGGAGATCTATG AGCCCGTGCCGGACAGCCAGATGGTCATCATCGTCACAGTGGTGTCAGTGTTGCTGTTCCTGTTCGTGACATCTGTCCTGCTCTGCTTCATCTTCAGCCAGCACTGGCGCCAGCGGCGGATGGGCACCTACGGGGTGCGAGCGGCTTGGAGGAGGCTACCCCAGGCCTTCCGGCCATAG